One window from the genome of Garra rufa chromosome 1, GarRuf1.0, whole genome shotgun sequence encodes:
- the LOC141340626 gene encoding uncharacterized protein: MVFIKEESEDMKIEETFRVKHEDTEEQTKMEFIKDENEDMKIEEAFRVKHEDTEDQTNMVFIKEENEDLTIEEAFRVKHEDAKEQTGPTALKEEREVLIGTEEKDQYENLHDFITGEKSFCSLQSENTSTQKRAPKTKTMGFFTCFQCGKSFSEQGEFTVHKETHTGEKPFICQQCGKSFSANKKLKFHMRIHTRGKPFTCQQCGKSFVQKGNLELHMKIHTGEKPFICQQCGKSFTRKGALNRHTRVHTGEKPFTCQQCGKSFIQKGNLELHMKIHTGEKPFICQQCGKSFTRKGALNRHMTVHTGEKPFTCQQCGKSFIQKGNLEVHMKIHTGEKPFICQQCGKSFTANKNLKFHMRIHTRGKPFTCQQCGKSFSQKGNLELHMKIHTGEKPFICQQCGKSFSENKNLKFHMRIHTRGKPFTCQQCGKSFSQKGNLQLHMKIHTGEKPFMCQQCGKSFTRKGTLKRHMRVHTGEKPFNYQ, encoded by the exons atggtgtttattaaagaggagagtgaagacatgaagattgaagaaacattcagagtcaaacatgaagatactgaggaacaaacaaagatggagtttattaaagatgagaatgaagacatgaagattgaagaagcatttagagtcaaacatgaagatactgaagacCAAACAaatatggtgtttattaaagaggagaatgaagacttgacgattgaagaagcatttagagtcaaacatgaagatgccaaggaacaaacag gcccaacagcactgaaagaggagagggaaGTACTGATTggaactgaagagaaagatcagtatgAGAATCTCcatgatttcataactggagaaaaatcattttgttccttacagtcagaaaatacttctacacaaaaaagagctcCAAAGACAAAAACTATGGgttttttcacttgctttcagtgtggaaagagtttcagtgaacaaggagaatttacaGTCCACAAggaaactcacactggagagaagccttttatctgccaacagtgtggaaagagtttcagtgcaaataaaaaacttaaattccatatgagaattcacacaagagggaagcctttcacctgccaacagtgtggaaagagttttgttcaaaaaggaaaccttgaacttcacatgaaaattcacactggagaaaagcctttcatctgccaacagtgtggaaagagtttcactcgaaagggaGCACTTAACAGGCACacgagagttcacacaggagagaagcctttcacctgccaacagtgtggaaagagtttcattcaaaaaggtaACCTTGaactccacatgaaaattcacactggagagaagcctttcatctgccaacagtgtggaaagagtttcactcgaaagggagcacttaacaggcacatgacagttcacacaggagagaagcctttcacctgccaacagtgtggaaagagtttcattcaaaaaggaaaccttgaagtacacatgaaaattcatactggagagaagcctttcatctgccaacagtgtggaaagagtttcactgcaaataaaaaccttaaattccatatgagaattcacacaagagggaagcctttcacctgccaacagtgtggaaagagtttcagtcaaaaaggaaaccttgaacttcacatgaaaattcacactggagagaagcctttcatctgccaacagtgtggaaagagtttcagtgaaaataaaaaccttaaattccatatgagaattcacacaagagggaagcctttcacctgccaacagtgtggaaagagtttcagtcaaaaaggaaaccttcaacttcacatgaaaattcacactggagagaagcctttcatgtgccaacagtgtggaaagagtttcactcgaaagggaacccttaaaaggcacatgagagttcatacaggagagaagcctttcaactACCAATAG